The following coding sequences are from one Flavobacteriales bacterium window:
- a CDS encoding virulence protein RhuM/Fic/DOC family protein, with protein sequence MKEENQIVIYQTNDGQTQIDVKLQHETIWLSQRQMAELFEKDSDTIGLHLKNIFESEELEESTTTEYFSVVQKEGNRLVKRNLRCYNLDAILSVGYRVNSKRGTQFRIWANRILKDFLVKGHAINEKRLKEAQQQFSDLKKTVKLLEKVANQKLLSSDEATGLLKVITDYSYALDVLDKYDHRQLAIEETTKTEIFRINYSEALIAINRLRISFGGSSLFGHEKDKSFKGSLSAIYQTFDGVDLYPSIEEKGAHLLYFIVKNHSFSDGNKRIAAFIFVWFLERNHLLYSEEGQKRMADNALVALTLMIAESEPKEKDMMIKVIVNLINRNN encoded by the coding sequence ATGAAAGAAGAAAATCAGATTGTCATATACCAGACCAATGATGGTCAGACCCAAATTGATGTAAAACTTCAGCATGAGACAATTTGGCTTTCTCAAAGGCAAATGGCTGAATTATTTGAAAAAGATTCGGACACTATAGGTTTGCACCTAAAAAACATCTTTGAGTCTGAAGAATTGGAAGAATCGACAACTACCGAGTATTTCTCGGTAGTTCAAAAAGAAGGTAATCGATTGGTTAAAAGAAACTTAAGATGCTACAATCTGGATGCAATACTATCTGTTGGTTATCGTGTAAACTCCAAACGAGGCACTCAATTCCGTATATGGGCAAACAGAATCCTTAAAGATTTTTTGGTTAAAGGTCATGCTATCAATGAAAAGCGACTGAAAGAAGCGCAACAGCAGTTTTCGGATTTGAAAAAAACTGTAAAACTGCTCGAAAAAGTAGCTAATCAAAAGCTCCTCTCTTCTGATGAAGCTACCGGATTGCTAAAAGTTATCACTGATTATTCCTACGCCTTGGATGTACTTGACAAATACGACCACAGGCAACTTGCGATAGAAGAAACAACCAAAACAGAAATATTTAGGATAAACTATTCTGAAGCACTAATAGCTATTAACAGACTAAGAATAAGCTTTGGTGGAAGTTCTCTGTTCGGGCATGAAAAGGACAAATCATTTAAAGGTTCCCTTTCAGCAATTTATCAAACGTTTGATGGTGTTGATCTTTATCCAAGCATAGAAGAGAAAGGAGCACACTTACTTTATTTCATTGTAAAAAACCATTCCTTTTCCGATGGAAATAAACGGATTGCAGCATTTATTTTCGTCTGGTTTTTAGAAAGAAATCATTTACTATATTCAGAAGAAGGTCAAAAACGCATGGCAGACAATGCACTTGTAGCATTGACACTAATGATTGCCGAAAGTGAACCGAAGGAAAAAGATATGATGATCAAAGTGATTGTCAATCTGATAAACAGGAATAATTGA